Proteins from one Amycolatopsis benzoatilytica AK 16/65 genomic window:
- a CDS encoding DUF2752 domain-containing protein, with the protein MSTVYTGVPARGARAVAKALAGPAAAAGVLGGACAAVWLGDPTTPGGPLPVCPTKLLFGIDCPGCGGMRMAYSVLHGDFSAALHYNAVALVFVALFGWSGLAWTIGRLRGRAMRSWLHWRWTPHAVAAVFAVWFVLRNLPFAPFTGLFV; encoded by the coding sequence TTGAGCACCGTCTACACCGGAGTGCCGGCGCGCGGCGCCCGTGCGGTGGCAAAGGCTCTCGCCGGTCCGGCGGCGGCGGCCGGCGTGCTCGGCGGTGCCTGCGCGGCGGTGTGGCTCGGCGACCCGACCACCCCCGGCGGCCCGCTTCCGGTGTGCCCGACCAAGTTGTTGTTCGGCATCGACTGCCCCGGCTGCGGCGGGATGCGGATGGCCTACAGCGTGCTGCACGGCGATTTTTCCGCTGCCCTGCACTACAACGCGGTCGCGCTGGTGTTCGTCGCGCTGTTCGGGTGGAGCGGCCTGGCCTGGACGATCGGGCGGCTGCGTGGCCGGGCGATGCGGTCGTGGCTGCACTGGAGGTGGACGCCGCACGCGGTCGCGGCAGTGTTCGCCGTGTGGTTCGTGCTCCGCAACCTTCCGTTTGCCCCGTTCACCGGCTTGTTCGTCTGA
- a CDS encoding CD225/dispanin family protein has product MTGPYPPQGPPPPYPPPYGYPPPDNNLVWAILATVFCCLPLGIVAIVKSSQVNTLWYQGYPAEAQRAADEARKWAMWSALSIAILIGVYLLFLFGMLLFVGRAAWWLH; this is encoded by the coding sequence ATGACCGGCCCGTACCCGCCGCAGGGTCCGCCGCCCCCGTACCCGCCGCCCTACGGTTACCCGCCGCCGGACAACAACCTGGTGTGGGCGATCCTGGCGACCGTGTTCTGCTGCCTGCCGCTGGGCATCGTCGCGATCGTCAAGTCCAGCCAGGTGAACACGTTGTGGTACCAGGGATATCCGGCGGAGGCGCAGCGCGCCGCGGACGAGGCGCGCAAGTGGGCGATGTGGTCGGCGCTCAGCATCGCCATCCTGATCGGGGTGTACCTGCTGTTCCTCTTCGGCATGTTGCTCTTCGTGGGCAGAGCGGCGTGGTGGCTGCATTGA